A region of the Ranitomeya variabilis isolate aRanVar5 chromosome 5, aRanVar5.hap1, whole genome shotgun sequence genome:
cctctatatacagtagataacacaggatccaccattcacaataggcgatatcacagctcacctcctcctcctgtacaatgactgataacacctctatatacagcagataacacaggatccaccattcacaataggctttGTAAAATAATGCAGCTTATCCCTCAATCATGTGAATGTTGCAATTCCAAAATCAGCCTGTGTCTGAGAGCGGCGCTGTTTCTAAAAGATGTTTTCTAATCCCATATTTATCCTTTAAATCTTTGTTATGTTGTTCTCTTTGTTCATAATATTTTATGTACATTTGCTTTGGTCCAGGAATTGACATCTCCTAGACTTATAAAAAGTCACCTCCCGTACCGATTCCTGCCTACAGATCTGCACAATGGAGAGTCCAAGGTGAGGAACCACCACTGATGGCTTTAGTGTGGTCACCTAATAGTGAGCGGTCTCTGGAGGACCCCTCCTGTCCTGCATTACACAGAAAACATAATAATTTGAatgaacactgtgtaatacttcattCCTCCTGCGGGGGAGCTGCAGAGAAATTGAACACTTACTGCTAGGTTTCCTCCTGCGATCACAGCTGATCACTGAGTATCAGAGGGACTTCGGCATCAGCTTATTCTGGAGTAACCCTTCTAAAATGTAGGAATTCCCTACTTGAAGCTGGAACCACTTTTTTAGATTCCCAGGAGGGGGCTAAATGATATCTAAGACCTCAGTGGGCTGTAGTCACACACATACAAGCCAATATTTTAACATAACTTCAGGACATTTAAGCCCCACCCAGAAATACCTGAAAAATTGACAGGAACGCCCACTTACGGGGCCTGGTTTGGCAAAGCCCTGCCCCTTTTTGAGATTCTGTGTTGGCAAAATCAAGGCTGTGGGCCAATATGGTCTTATGATATTTATAACCTATGTCATTTTATTACAGGTTATCTATATGGCTCGTAATCCCAAAGACCTCGTAGTGTCTTATTACCAATTCCACCGGTCCCTGAGGACAATGAGTTACAGAGGGACTTTTCAGGAATTTTGCCGAAGATTCATGAATGACAAACGTGAGAAAAAGggatttttttacattaatgtacttttttttaatgtttacagGACATAAATCAATATTACAAGCAAATATAACCTTGTAACACATTTTATTGGAGAAATCTActactttctccacttatgagcccctTCTCCATTACTCATGAGTCATTTCTTCATTCATTTTGAAAAACTGCTAAAATCGATTTTGCTGAAGAAAAGACAGGCTCTGAGTTAAGAGAGAGACACGCCTCGACCGTGCTGTTGCTTTGTAGTAAGGGTTTTATCTCACCTTagtgctggatttacagctacactgctcagtatggctgtgtaatgtcctccatgctgctgctacttAAGAGCATATACTGCATAGcgacaggaatccctcatgtctgtgtgtgttgTGTCTGGGAGATCTCTATAGCAGCTAGTTTCCATGCACTAGCTTAGAGATAACTGAAAATTTAAGACAGACCCTGCAGgggagaaaactggtgaaaatggagaggaaactggtgaaaaatgcagagaAAACATGTGAGAAATGCAGAGAAAACTGGTAAAAAATGCAGTGAAAATGCGAAAAATGCAGAGAAAATGTGAAAAATTTAGGAAAAACTGgtgaaaatacagagaaaactgGTGATAAGTGCAGAGAAAAAGGTGAAAAACTGTAAGAAAAATGcagagaaaactggtgaaaaatgcagggaaAACTCATGAAAAATGCagggaaaactgatgaaaaatgcagggaaaactgatgaaaaatgcagGGAAGACTGGTGAAAAACGCAGtgaaaactgatgaaaaatgcagagaaaactggtgaaaaatgcagagaaaactggtgaaaaatgcagagaaaactggtgaaaaatgcagagaAAATCGGTGGAAAATTGGTGAAAAATGCAGAGAAgactggtaaaaaaaaatgtaagaaaaatgcagagaaaactggtgaaaaatgcagagaaaactgatgaaaaatgcagGGAAAACTGATAAAAATgcagggaaaactggtgaaaaatgcagggaaaactggtgaaaaatgcagagaaaactggtgaaaaatgcagagaAAATCGGTGGAAAATTGGTGAAAAATGCAGAGAAGACTGGTAAAAAAATGCAGAGAAAATGTGAAAAATGCATGGGAAAATGCAGGGAAAATCAGTGGAAAATGCAGAGAAAATTGAAAAATTTAGGAAAAACTGgtgaaaatacagagaaaactgGTGATAAATGCAGAGAAAAAGGTGAAAAACTAAGAAAAATGcagagaaaactggtgaaaaatgcagagaaaactgatgaaaaatgcagggaaaactaattaaaaatgcagggaaaactgatgaaaaatgcagggaagactggtgaaaaatgcagagaaaactggtgaaaaatgcagagaaaactggtgaaaaatgcagaaaaaactggtgaaaaatgcagagaAAATTGGTGGAAAATTGGTGAAAAATGCAGAGAAGACTGgtaaaaaaatgtaagaaaaatgcagagaaaactggtgaaaaatgcagagaAAATTGGTGAAAATGCAgagaaaactgatgaaaaatgcagggaaaactgatgaaaaatgcagggaaaactggtgaaaaatgcagagaaaactggtgaaaaatgcagagaaaactggtgaaaaatccaGACAAAATCGGTGGAAAATTGGTGAAAAATGCAGAGAAGACTggtaaaaaaaatgtaagaaaaatgcacagaaaactggtgaaaaatgcagagaaatttggtgaaaaatgcAGGGAAAATTAGTGAAAATATAACGAAAACTGaagaaaaatgcaaagaaaatgtgAAAAATGCAGGGAAAACCTCATATACATACACATGACACCTGAAAAGACAGGAATAGTGCAGAAAAGTTGTGAAATCAGAGAAATGGAGCTCACTCATCAGTTTATGTTTTCCTGGTAACACCCTGGTGTTTAttttctgcagtcaccactagggggcaatCTCTGTGTGACTTTTATGCTGGCTAATAGGAGCTGTATACAGATGAATACAGAtctgccccctagtggtggcaaatGGAAGCcaatatttttacaacttttatATATGATGAGCTTTTCGTGCCTCATTTGATATCTGTGTGTAGAAGGTCggcctgtgtttttttttgtgtgactGATCCCATTAATAGGCACTTGTCAGACTCTCTTGACATAGTGGTTACAACATACTGACTGTTCTGGTCTCTTTTCTTCTCCAGTGGGCTATGGTTCATGGTTTGACCATGTCCAAGAATTCTGGGATCATCATTTGGACTCGAACGTACTTTTTCTCCAGTATGAGGATCTGCACAAGGTGAGGGCGGCCGGTCCCACCATTTATGCTGACGTAATATAGCGGTATataagtatatactgtacattgtgCCTCTCTCCAGGACCTGGGCACCATGGTGGAGCAGCTGGTGAGATTCCTGGGGGTCCCGTATGATAAGGCTCAGTTGGAGTCCACGGTAGAGCATTGCCACCAGCTAATCGACCAGTGCTGTAACGCCGAGGCGCTTCCGATCGGCCGAGGTGAGTACACAGCCGCTATAGTCCTTATTTCTGAGCTCCAATGTGAACATAATGTTGTAACTCACGGGGGTTGTCCACCTTTAGGGTCTTTTTTTGTTACTTAAATGCTTGTATttagggctaaaaataatttttgcaatttggttttattaaaaatgttgcccCGTTTGCCTTCTATATCCGCTgtgtgcagaatgagttaactgagaatccgtcagtgagctcCTTCAGACTGAATAATGGAATAATTTATaactctgtctttttctgagctcctctcagctgatttatggccaCAAATCAAAGAAAGAAATCAAGACCTTGTAATATGGTGCAACATTTATTTTTATGAAACCCAATAGTAAAAATGACTTTTagcatttaagaaaaaaataaataaataacgatAACCTATCCTTGGGGCTGGACaataatatcagatcagtggggatcAAATTCCAAAATGATCAGATGATCGGCAGGGTCTGTGGCTCACTCTAAATGGCACAGCGCCATAGAGGGTGTAGTGGCCATGAGTGGTACTGCAGGTTCTCTATTGTACAAATGAATGGGTGAAAAATAGAGAGCCGATCATTTCCCAAGGCCTTTGATtaggtttttgttcatttttttgttcatttagttcatgattattttatttttttaaggcaaaaaaaaatattaatttatatTTACGATTTTAATTTTAACTTACTTTTATGATAATTTTATGTCTGTATTTTCCATGCATTATTTATTTCTAGAATCATTTATGTTTTTCCATCTTTCCTTTCCGTCATGGATCTTGTCTTATTTTTCGGTTCTGTTTTGCTTTCTTTTAGCTCATTGGTTGTTTTCATTCTGAAGATTCAGTTCTTCTTTAGCTTGTATTGCATGCGCCCCAGTGACAGGAAGGCAGCGGCGTCAGGTGGGTCACGTCTCATGAATAATGCCGCAGGTCAGCTGCCTGTACGCTCACATCTAAAGGAACATTTCACCAGTGGTTAAAAATGTCAAAATACATTTAAGATAAAAACCTGAGTTAATAAACAGTAGGTCGGAATATGAGGATACTCTCTCTTTAAGGAGGATGATCATTAGTTTTCAGATATTCCTTTATTGTACCCACTAACTCCCAGTGAGCTATAGTCACACTTGCTGTTTTAGCGGGCACATCTTATAGTCCCAGGGCGAGTCAAGAGCTCAGATATGATGTGTAAGTCACTACACACAGGGGGTGATCACTTGTGTTTCATTCCCTCTAATTTTGTTCAGCAGTTTTCTGTAAATTCAacacaattagtgttttatcagcaggagattatcactgcaggactaggtgttgtgtgccaggcagtccagctaatctgtgtaaccccgcccccaaacACTGATTGGTAAGTTCCCTGACAGTGTAtagaggaagctgccaatcagtggtgtgggcggagttatatacagctcagcattcagagctctgccacatctacagcagagaaaacagggattctatcaagactgcaccaagcagtccagtgagtgacacatcactggtatcagggtatctgcccctacatcatgctgctttcagattacatagcaaaaacctggtgaacgATTAACTTTAAAGGACACCATGTAATACCCTTTTCCTCCTGTGGGGGAGCTGTAGAGAAATGTAACACTTGTTGTCAGCTTTACCTATAGATTCCATATGTCTCCTGGAGGTCCCATCACATTGTGATCAGTTTATTatagtttttttttcattaaataaaggggttgtccaaagtgGGAAATCCCTTTAATTGAACTGAAACTATGGCTTGGTATTCATTTACTGGAGTCTCTCCAAATGAAGCAAAAATCAATTAAtcctctaaaaaaaataaattttttagacTTTCCCTTTTTATAATGAAAtgtctattttttttaattctgactatcactcccatcatgtgTCCGATGATCATACATCATTAGGAAGGGGCTAGACAATTTCTCCAAGTTGTCCCGCTAAAAGTGAAATACAAAACCAAACAGCGCCCCCCAAACCACAGGTTGTGTGCGGTATTACTACCGAGACCCTATTTAATTCAGGGCAGCTGAGCTGTAGTACCGGACACAACCTGTGCATAAGGGGTGGCACTGTTTGTCTAAAAATATTCTTACTACCCCTTGTTCGAAGCAGTGCAATGCTGCCCCCTATGGACAAGGATCTGAAAAGTAGGGAAAATTGTCAaatttaactgcagtttttaacttttttttttcttttcaggcagGGTCGGCCTGTGGAAAGATATATTCACTGTTTCGATGAATGACAAATTCGACCTGGTGTATAAGCAGCGGATGGGGAAGTCGGATCTGATGTTTGACTTCAGTCTATAGGAAACGCATGCATTAACCCTGCGTACTCGCCTGACGAGAGTACGGCCTCTGCACAATATTCTGTAATTACCCCATGTAACTCTTTCACCAGAACTGTTCCCAGGCCGCGGCCCGTCTCCCAGTATTTCATTGCTTGTATCTTCTTCTATCCACGGAGCAGTGACTGCTGACACATCCGGTGCCGGGTACTGATGGCGGTGCCTGGTACTGATGGCGGTGCCTGGTACTGATGGCGGTGCCGGGTACTGATGCTGGTGCCAGGTACTGACGGTGGTGTCGGGTACTGACGGCGGTGCCATGTACTGACGGTGGTGCCCGGTACTGACGGTGGtgcctggtactgatggtggtgcccgGTACTGACAGCGGTGCCAGGTACTGACAGCGGTGCCAGGTACTGACGGTGGTGCCTGGTACTGACGGTGGTGCCTGGTACTGACGGTGGtgcctggtactgatggtggtgctgggtACTGATGGCGGTGCTGGGTACTGATGGCGGTGCCCGGTACTGATGGCGGTGCCAGGTACTGACGGTGGTGCCGGGTTCTGATGGCGGTGCCGGGTACTGATGGCGGTGCCGGGTACtgacggcagtgccgggtactgatggCGGTGCCGGGTACTGATGGCGGTGCCAGGTACTGATGGCGGTGTCGGGTACCGTCCGGGAGCCGCCGCTCAGCCGCATCCAATCCTGGTGAACCTCGAAGATGGATACTGTCCTGTCTCTTCTCTCTTTATCTTTGTGGAGCTAATAGTTTCTCATATTTTCTAGCGCTTTTAAATGGAAAATCTTTGATAAATCAGATCCCGGTGGAGGAGCGGATGGACGGCCGGACGGTCGCTGGCCGGGGCTGCCGATGCTGTGTGTGAATCTCAGGGCTTTGTGGTCTCATTGGTCGTCTGGTTTGTGTCATCATTCAATAGAAATAAAATCTTGATCTTATATATCAGCTTGGAGTTTATGGGGTTTTTCCTTGAGGTTATTGGGCCGTTGCCCCCCTGATGCCAGAGACAAACGCGGCCGTGATCATCTGTCCGACTCCATATAGGAATGGAACATATACTCTGACACCGCTCAGTTAGTAGAGGTGACTGGTGGGGACAGGAGGACACGACTTATCTGCTTCGTCCCAATATGCCGGTTGTACCAGGCTGGCAGCGGCCTCTACACACCAGGTAAAATATGGCGACTGAAGAGTGCCACGAAAAAAGCTGCCATCGTGTGTGTTTCAGAGGAATTTGTCTGTTTTCTGTGGGGCACTATCATTTTGTGTGGGGGAGGGCACATAATGTGGCACTGATTTATAGGGTATTATGTGTGGCACTGTTATATACAGGAGGTATaatgtgtggtgctgttatatatatagggggtataatgtgtggtgctgttatatacaggggatataatgtgtggtgctgttatatacaggggatataatgtgtggtgctgttatatacaggggatataatgtgtACTGCTGTTATATACAGGGAATATaatgtgtggtgctgttatatgcagtggatataatgtgtggtgctgttatgcatagggggtataatgtgtggtgctgttatatacagggtatataatgtgtggtgctgttatatacaggggatataatgtgtggtgctgttatataCAAGGGATATAATGTGTACTGCTGTTATATACAGGGAATATaatgtgtggtgctgttatataCAGGGAATATAatgtgtggtgctgttatgcatagggggtataatgtgtggtgctgttatataCAGGGGGCGTGATGTGTAGTGCTGTTATATACAATGGATATAATGTGTGGTGCTATTATATACAGGTGGCATAATATTTAGTGTTGCTATATACAGGGGGCATaatgtgtggtgctgttatatataggggcataatgtttaatGCTGTTATATAAATGGGTATGTGTGGTGCTGTAATATATAGGGGGCTTaatgtgtggtgctgttatatatagggggtataatgtgtggtgctgttatatatAGGGGGTATAATTTGTGGTGTTGTTATATATAGGGGTATAATGTGTGGTGCTGTGATCTATAGGGGGTATAATGTGTGGTGCTGCTATATATAGGGGTATAATGTTTAATGCTGTTATATATAGGGGTATAATGTGTGGTCCTGAAATATATAGGGGGTATaatgtgtggtgctgttatatatAGGGGGTATAATGTGTGGTTCTGTTATATATAG
Encoded here:
- the SULT4A1 gene encoding sulfotransferase 4A1 isoform X1 — translated: MAESEAETPSTPVEFESKYFEYNGIRLPPFCRGKMEEIADFPVRENDIWIVTYPKSGTSLLQEIVYLVSQGADPDEIGLMNIDEQLPVLEYPQPGLDIIKELTSPRLIKSHLPYRFLPTDLHNGESKVIYMARNPKDLVVSYYQFHRSLRTMSYRGTFQEFCRRFMNDKLGYGSWFDHVQEFWDHHLDSNVLFLQYEDLHKDLGTMVEQLVRFLGVPYDKAQLESTVEHCHQLIDQCCNAEALPIGRGRVGLWKDIFTVSMNDKFDLVYKQRMGKSDLMFDFSL
- the SULT4A1 gene encoding sulfotransferase 4A1 isoform X2 — translated: MAESEAETPSTPVEFESKYFEYNGIRLPPFCRGKMEEIADFPVRENDIWIVTYPKSGTSLLQEIVYLVSQGADPDEIGLMNIDEQLPVLEYPQPGLDIIKELTSPRLIKSHLPYRFLPTDLHNGESKVIYMARNPKDLVVSYYQFHRSLRTMSYRGTFQEFCRRFMNDKLGYGSWFDHVQEFWDHHLDSNVLFLQYEDLHKDLGTMVEQLVRFLGVPYDKAQLESTVEHCHQLIDQCCNAEALPIGRAHWLFSF